From the Centropristis striata isolate RG_2023a ecotype Rhode Island chromosome 5, C.striata_1.0, whole genome shotgun sequence genome, the window CGATGCCTTCCTCCTGCGCTTCCTGCGGGCCAGGAAGTTTGACTATGACCGcgctctgcagctgctgctcaaCTACCACGCAGGTCGTAAGGCTTGGCCAGAAGTGTTTCAGGACCTGAAGCCATCCACAGTGAAACATGTCCTGGACCTGGGCTTTCTCACAGTCCTGCCACAGCCGGACCCCAACGGGAGATACATCCTCTGTCTGCGGCCAGGTTGGTAAAGGCCCTGAAAAAtaactgtgattaaaaaaaaatattattgccTCTTTAAGACCATTTTATGCCTCTGATATTGTGACAGTATACCTTTAATAGCATAGTAATGCAAGTACACCcttttaattaacttttaatttggACATGGGaattgaaatgtgaaaaagctgttaaaatattctaaaatagTAAAACCACAcagccaaaacaaaacaataaaatagactctggggctctgttaacaaaagtgctctcaaatattaaacatttggcACAGGGGTATAGAGAATCATTCATTTCTAAACAGGCAACATACCTTGTAGTACtacttttcatttacatttctttcaCATTATGGACTCTCCTGCCTTCCTCAGCTTCAACCCAAAATGTTCAAACCAAATCCATTCAGACCTTTTCTTCCAAATGTTCAGGCTGATTTGCTGCCTCGACATCAAAACGCGTCACCGCATagtttatttcagtttattCAGCTCAGGTGGtgagaaaaaagtaactaaGGTGCTGTGCCGAAGTCTCATCATAGTAAAGCCCTGCTGTTTATTCTGGCTTCATGCTGGCTTAAATTAAAGTGAGGttcttatgtaaacaaacatgctTATAAACACAAAGGTCAGCAGAAATGATTGAAGTCGTGTCGATATATTGTATGGTGATAAAATAATGTTCATAACAAGTCTAACTATCTGCTTCATCGTAATAAGAGGATTCAGcagttttttaataaatttaactttttataaTTACTTATTTCTATTGAGCTGGCATATTATTCAATAGACCTCAAactcagtgtttttaaaaaaaaatctctaactACATAAGAGCACtttcacctcacagcaagatAGTCACAGGTTCAAATCCGgtttgtggctcttctgtgtggagcttgcatgttctccccgtgtcccccCGTGTTTGTGATGTGTGATTTCTCCTCTCACTCTCCTTTTACAGGAAAATGGAAGCCAAATGATTATCCGTTTGTTGACAACGTGAGGGCCATTTATCTGACTCTGGAGAAGCTGATCCAGCCGGAAGAGACGCAGGTGAACGGCATCGTCATCTTAGCCGACTACACCGGAGTGGGCATGTCACAGGCGTCCAATCCGGGCCCGTTCCTCGCCAAAAAAGTTGTGAGCATCCTCCAGGTGAGAAATCTAAcaactgatgatatgatgatagtttgttgttgtttgaattaaatgtattttaaaattaaatcagcAAGTGACTGTTTTTAAAAGATAGATTGTATGAATGCAGAATTTACTCAAACTggctctttattttactttataacTACGACACAGCAGTAAATTTGAGTAACACACGAGAATGAAGACCTTGTCATTTACCACAGTGGCTCTCGAGTACTGGCTGTTGAGTTTGGTCGTGACTACAGACTGTATAATATTTACATaggcaaacaaaacacatctgaAATGTTTGTCAAAGACCGGCTGTGACTGCTCTGAATGAGGTTTTCTCTTCTACTTCACAGGATGGATTTCCAATCAGAATCAAGGCTGTTAACATAATAAACGAGCCGAGGATTTTCAAAGGCATCTTTGCTATAATTAAGCCCTTTCTGAAGGAGAAGATGGCAGAGAGGGTAACTATTGTCCTTGAATTGTCTCTGACTCTTTTGTTTCAAACAAAGAACTATTTTGAATCGTGTGCCTCCCTTTTATCCGCAGCCTGTGCTCCAAAATAATGGTCTATTTTCATCTGGGAAAATGGAAGGTCTAGCATTATCTTTTCAGTGGAATGAACTCAAACCACCAGCGACACAACCCTGTATTTTTCAAAATCTCTTGCGagggttttgtttgtgttttctttatccTGCAGTAACAACTTTTATTCATTTGGGGCCAGCAGACACAGTTGTTCGCTAGGGTTGGGACTATATTGCAGTATTTTGCATTGCAATATTgtattaatcataataataataataaacgatTATAGAGATGCTTATAGAGTGCTTTTCAAAAGAGCTGTGGCTCAATGTGCTTTACATTAAAAACCaagtacaaaaaaacaccaatagacAATCAGAAAACATAAAGTagatgttaaaataaatgttaagcATCAAAACTATAACAAAAAAGCCAGATTACAGATCAATATTATATCATAGGAAttaaatactgaaaatacaaaatattttttgtaagttGCATTATTCCAAATACCTGTACTGTAGTCTGAACACATTCACATTCAGTTCATTTTGCCATCCTGTTCTGTTTGTCAGCAACATTTATGACAGTCTGACAATCTCATTTTGCTCcataaaaactattaaaatgagatgaacagactgaattttttttatctaactaGATTAAAGAAGAGTTGATTAAATTTTCCGTTGGGGACATAAAATGTGCAGTTtgttgaaaaattaataaatcacaatatattgtgatttactgtatgttttcaggatacagaaaattacaaaacattttctttagcCACTGAATGCTTCACCATGTTCACCAGTTAATTATGTCTGGCTGCTGTTTGGTGGTGAGCATGTTGTCTATTTAGAGCttctgaaaacagctgcctgctgcgtTCCAaggcaagaaaagaaaaattttaaaaaattaaagtgagctgcaaatatatatatatatatatatatatatatatattttttttttttttttttttaatatattttttaaatcaaatacaAGTAACAGTGGAGTATTACTGGaaggcagtggcaaacagaagtcttcagtcttgatttaaaagagttgaGAAAGCCTTATGAATATCCGAACGAACCAAATACCAAAAGTCGAACCAAACCAACAAGCTGACAGAAGCTATAAATctgagaggagctgcagagttGGGTCATAACTCTCAGTGGGTTGATTACTATGAATGACACCTCAcatgacatatatataaatatatatatatatatatatatatatatatccatataaaattGATTGCAGCCACTTTAAATAATGAAGCTTTGGCAGATGATGTCACTAACGCTGTGTGTGCGCTTGTCTCCTCCTCAGTACATCCTCCACGGCTCGGACCTGCGCTCTCTGCACCGGAACATCCCCCGGTCAGTTCTGCCGGAGGAGTATGGCGGCACCGCAGGCCAGCTGGACTTGTGTGCATGGTCGAGAGTGCTTCTGGACTGTGAGGAAGAATTTATAGTGGAGTTCTGCCAGCCGGATCCACTAGAGGGCGTGGTGTTCCCAGACTCCATGCTGTTTGAAGGAGAGCAGGCCAGCGGGCAGGACGACGACACCTTCAGGGGCCTGCGCTCTCAACTTTACTACTGCTACTGATGCAGACTGCAAACGCTCCCATCACTGAGAGGACGTTTCTGTTTCATTTGAAACATGTGTGTAGACTTTTAAAGGGCAAGTTGCCAATATTATACATGATTTATTTTACTAACTAAGCAGCACTACGATAGGTGGATAGTCTTCTGTAGTTTACACATTGCCCAGCATTCAGTCGTGGTTCCAAGGCAGCTGCAGGCTCAGGCTTTAACACGAGCCCATGCATGTTTGGCCATTATCAGTGGCCCCTCTATGAAGGAATTTCTGTTACTTAAAGGAGAGGTTCACATGCTTTGATTGTCAggcacatgtatgtgtgttgtaGGTCCTCTTGTCCATACTGGCCGTGAAAGAATCCCGTCCAGATGTGCTTTCAGTGTACGACATGGGAGACAAAATCCACAGTCAGAAAAACGAATCTCTATTAACAGATGAATGCAGATCTGTAGGCGACAAGGCAAGAGTTTGGTATCAAAAGAGTTCAGTGGCCTGTTCCATAAAGCCATTTTACCTAATCTTGGCGTTCCAAATTACTTTTCCAGCATAATTTTCCCATAGTAAGTGATCTTAAACTATGTTTAATTAGCTTTATGAACTGGATCAACTGAAAACGATTCAGATTAACCTGAATaagattgtcttttttttttggtaaacttGCTTTATGGAGCAGCCCCTGGTTTCTGTTTGTGCTCCGTATGCAGTCTGAGtagtattcattcattcattgtccaTAACGGCTTATCCCAACTATGCAGGCAAACTGTCCTTGTGGAGGCCTGAGATGCAAAACGTGTTGACTCAAATGCGATCTTGGAGCTTATAAGCCAACATCTGATGACAAATTTGCTTTTTATTAGCATTTTTAAGAATGTTTAAATGCAGATATCTGCTCTTATGTTTTATTGACCAAAACACCCAGAAAAAGTATTGATTGAAGTAAACTTTGGGCCTCATGCAGGACCCATGTGTACAAACAGATTTGTTCAACGGCTTGTACAAGAACTTTGCTACATTCACAAATttaattggattttggattttcTCTTATTCTCAAGCATATTACAACTGGTCCTTACCAGTACATTTTCCACTAAAGAATTGATGGCCGATTTGTTCCAGGATGGTGAAACATCGTCCAGGGAAGAGCAAAGTGGGAGTGTAtgctaaaaacattaaaacttttaaaGTCACCCACTTGAATTGGCTGCTGAAGCCTCATATTAGCTTTATAACACATTTTCTGCCCAGAATCAGGACTGTGGATTTGTGCCCCAGCACAATAAGAAGGGATCTCTCAACAGCCCGCATGAACAGGAGGAATGATTACAGCAAGCACAAACTGTGCCAATGCCCATATGTGAGTATTGTTTCATGACGCACATGGAAAAATGTGAACCTATCCTTTAATATTTTCCACTGAAAGTACTCACAGTTTGTTTAGTGTCTGCATACTGTGTGCATGGTTACATCGCCCCAACACAGTTTTTGTGTAGTATGTAACTGTCCAATACATTGCCTTAAACTGTAGATTCTCCTATATAGCATAAATCATGTTGGATTTGTGTGCGCCAAAGCAATATTCATGTGTATTCTCATAAGACTTGATAGACGTCATCATTAGGATGTGTGGCTGCTGTGTCTGCGAGAAAGAATAATGCAATTTGCCACTAAATGCTTTTTGCTTAATATCTAACTCTCACAGTATTTTCCTGGGCCTTTTGTTCAGTTGAGGCTTCAGTTTTCTCTCACTTGACTCTTCTGAGAGGATTATTTTGTCTAAATTCAGATAATCTGCCTTATGGTTTGTTTGCTTTCATCACTCAGTCTTAACATGGGGCCATCTCTGATCACGGGACTTGCATAgaacatttagactttataCACATCTGCTTTGCCAAAATTGCCACCAGGCCATGTACAGAAATGTGCAATTATGTCGGATCTGTTTTCTTGCGGTAGCTTCAAGCTAACTTGAAtagtgttattttatatttttatgttaagcATGTCTGTGACTATAAGCTATGTTGTGTTTTAAGATGTCTGTTGCTGATAGTAAAGGATGTAAAGTAAAAGTCAAACGAAGAAAGTgctatttgtgtcttgtttgtgcTGTGAATGCTGCTGTTGGcagttgttgctgttttgctgCAGGCTCTGGGGAAGTTGTGGGTATTTTCACAATGTTATTGCAACACATTGTAACTGACTTGAGCAGGGGCTCTCGGGTCCCCAAAGAAATCAGAAATACATTGTTGGAAGAagttttcttttatctttttcttgTAAAGTCGCAATAGCATCATGCAAAAATACTCCatgaaagtaaaagttctgcatgcAAAAGTGAAGCTAAATAGAGGTACAGCGCTCTAAAAGGCAAAATGAGCTGTacatattaaaatcaaatgtaCTAATTAAGCAGAATTGACCTTTTAAGATTGTTTAAACTCAGTgtccagtttattaggtacagctagcaaaaaaaaaacagatgctcTAATTCAACAGTCCTATAATAAATCATAAAGGCTGTAATCAgttttagttaaacattaaaccTAATGAAAGGAGGATTCGTTGCAGGACTGTAGACTGCATTATTTTTagctacctaataaactggcaatTCAGTATATAAGTATTATTGCTGATGCATTAACATTTAAGCAGCATTCTGAGGTTTAACTGGTCAGAGTGGagcaaagtttattttttactgacaGTAAAATATGTGTCATATTTAATACAACAATATTTGTGGTTAAAatcttcacctgaaaagtaactatagCTGTGTCATAAATGTATTGGAGCATGGGCAGAGCCAGACAGTGTAAACATTCGGGTTTTTTTCACCATGTATTGCAGCTATATGCACTATTTCAAGATAACAGAATGATTCTATATCATTTTGGAAAGATGTGatagatgcagagaaaaataaaatcatcctGCAGAGCCGACAATATGTTTTATAGTCGGACTGCTCTCCAACAGATTCAACATTCTGAAACCAGAACACAACACATGTTGAGGATGATGACTAATTCTCACTCCTGACAtctaaaaagatgcaaaattgccggctgtcagtattttttaaCTTCATAACATACGTAGGGTAGACATTTCGAGTAAACAGCATGATATTAAAATTTATACTATGAATATTTAGCTGCATTTCAATCCACCCTATAGTAATCTGGGCTGCTCTAATGCAAATAAAGAACCCCTGTAATGCCAAGTAAATATGTTCTTCAACACTCTGAACTGAATGAGGTGCTCAAAGTGGACCAGCACTCACTGGCACTTCTATATCTTACTCCTTGACTTTTCTTGCACTTCTGCACAAGCTGCTGGTACTCTTTTCTGCCCGCTCTGTGTCAGGCTCTCTGGGCTACTTATAATGCTCGCCTCCAGAGGGACAGTATGTAGGGAAAGTATGATTTTGTATTTCAAAAGATGTAAAAGTCTCTGTGCTATTGAGAAACATTTATGGCTCAGGTTCTTTCCACCGCTacagaaatattgttatgttgaATAGAGAAAAaagcaattattttaaaatgtgtaactCCTGTGAGTTTAAAGCAAAGAGGTTATTttaatagtatagtatagtaaaataagataagactttatttatcctgcagtggggaaattaagtcatcacagcagctcaagatacagaaagGGGAGTttacaatgatataaaaatagaataaaaaaataagacatatacatacattaaataCAGATTATATACACAAATACTTAAATGGATGCTATATATTGcacatattatttttttgtttgtgttttgtttgtttgtttgttttcccttagaatattttgtatttcacatAAATTGCACATTAGGGAAGAATAGAGTATCAATGAAAACATATATCTGTAATTTAGTAATAAACAATactgtattatatataatactataatatactTATATATCGTATAGtgtaatatgtaaaaatatttttaaaacccTGTATGATCACATGTATTCTTCAAATTGTCTATTCTGGACTTCAATCAAGTGGTTTGAATTCTGCAAGACTGCAGTATAGAACATACaggaatatatgttttttaaacaatgaAGAGCTGTGTATTACAGTCAggattaaaatagttttttgcaTGTGATCTTGCTGGTTTGATCATCTCCATCGGGAATGTTCACAGTCTCTTTCATGAgattatgacttttattttaaactgcATGCAGCCTACACTGTTGGATATTGTTAGTCTGCGTTTCCATGACATTGATTTAGTGAACAGGACTTATTTTTATGCTGAACACTCGAGTAATATGAGTTCAtgagaaaacaaaaagcaaaaaaagggtTTTACTGATTCTACGCATTAGAGTTTGTTTATCCAAGATAATGGTGATTTAGCTTTTAGAAacagctgttttgtgttttctactgATGTCACAGATGATCTCAGCCTGTGCTTGAGTCTTAAGTCTGAAACAGAAAGCCTGCATTGTAATCTGGAGGTGTGTGGTTTGAAACAGTGCCAGTGTTTGTGCCTCTCTTTGGATTCCAGTCACAGATCTAATCTTTGATCTTTAATCTTGATCTTTAAACAACCCACAAGGTCATTTAGCAACACTCACTGATGTTCTGAAGACATTTCCACATTCAAAAACATTCTTTTCACTGTGACAGGAACCAATGCATTCATGTTTGTCTCATGCTTTATAAAAACAGCAAGGAGATGctatatgtaatttatgtggAGAGGACACACAGCTGCAGCTTGGGGAACAAGTTTAAGATCTTTTTTTGGCATGAAGTGGGCGGGATGTTTCCTCATCCAGATTGTTATAAGAGTCTTTAATGATTCTGGAAATACAAAGTTAGTGACAGTGCTATTTATTTAACACTAGTATTAGAAGACAAAATGGTGAATGCAGTCAGTTAGCTTTACTTTGAATGTCTCactgtatttaattaaaagtaaaagataataaaatacataaggGTTCCCAGCAAACATTGATCTGAGGGTGAGGTCGTCCTGGTTGGACGCCAACAGCTGCACCGAGGTGATGTAGAGGGCGGCCAGGTGGTGGCGTTGTTTCCATGTCCAATAATGGTCCAGTCAGAGCCTCTCTTACAAACCagaaatcaataataataatactaacaatacctttttttgttaagaaaaAGGAAGATCcatgtgtctttgtcttttttccaaGACAAACATTTGATTGACAGTTTATTTGCTTGTGAAATGGTTGTAATCTGAACGCCACGTCCAAAGACAAGTATTACTTGACGGCATTTTTAAATAGCCAGTAACAATACATTTAGTATTATGCCATTTATGTGAACcttaaataattgtatgtcttcaTCCAAGCTGTGTTTgattatatatagtataaaaaaaCTACTTTCTAGGTTTTCTGCTAAAAACCTACTTAGACTTacttagacagactttattgtcattcagttatacataaaaatatgcacattgaaCGGAATTCCATTGCattgttattgtattgtattgttgtattCAATGATAATGAATCAGTGGGTAAAGTAAAGGACTAGCACCCGGGAAGCTAGGTGGCATTTACTATTGTTATATTAGGTTTACTTTTTATGGTGTATTAAGCTGCAGAATGTacactgtttttattcattttagcgAAATAGCTGAATATGGCCGACATATTTCCCGCTGACAGCCAGGTATCATTACagctttaattttgtaaccaCGGTCATTAAACGTCTCATTTTTTGCTAGGTTATTATTGCATACAGTAGCTGGTTCTTTGCATacttcagaatcagaaatatcTTAATTGTCATTATACTCAAGTAGAATGAAATTGTTTATGGTTTCTTTCCACGAATTTAGAAAAAATCAAGAACTTATATTACAAACACAatggataaaaaatataaaaacacaaaaaactgtcTATTCACTGCGAGGCAGGGCCCGCCCCCACTTCTCCTGCTCCGGGGCCCCAGCTGTACAGATCCGGCCCTGCtctactgaagtaaaggatctgaatacttcctccactgCTGCTAAAACCAACATCAGAAACATCTGGGGGTTCCCTGAGAGGAAACTCATCAGTCGgggtgtctgtctgtgtctgggcTGGTTTGATGTGCGTCTAAATAAAGCCGCCGTGACATGAAAGCTACAGTGAATCATcccttaatatattttttaaaaaaagaaagaaaggagaaaaagatgcaaaatgtgtAAGTGTTTGATGTGCTGCTGGCTCCAGCCCACAGAGGAGTGGGATCCTCCACAGCCTCGCTCTGATTGGCCCAGACGCGGATAACTCCATTTTGGAAAACAGCTGTTTGAAGACACAACCTTTTGTCGTTGTTTGCAGACGGTACCCTGAGAAAAACACCCAGGCTTTCTTAACACACACATCTCATCAAGCACCACAGGATTTTAATCCACACCAACGTGCTTCCGTTCCGGCTCgcttgctgctgtttttgtccGCCTGCCAGGAAACTTAACTGGGGATCCATGGTGTTAAATTTCCATTGTAACAAGTGGATAACAAGAGGCGACCCGACCAAGGTTAGTGGCGATATTTCTCATAAATGTGCGGCGCGGGAACTGTGCATTTATGTGCATAACAGAAATGGTTAATGTTTAAGTGACCAgctgcagagagctgcagagtCACGAAGCAAGTCCCCCCCACCccacatgatttaaaaaaaatgcttttttgcaGCCAGCACAACGACAGACAATGCATGTGTAGAGCCGTTTGTGTCCAGTGTACAGAGAATCTGTCGGTGAAATACGCTATGAatgttaatcacatttttttccctcgaATGTATGAGCCATTCAAGTGCATCCATTATGCTGGTGTGTATTGTGAGTGTACAGTTTTGCAGGACTGGCATGCACGTCCTTCCCACACATTAGCTGCTGCATTCAGGGGAGCTAATGACAGCCTGGATGGCTGTTGAAagctctcatctcctctctcaTCAACTGTGCTTTTCTGCTCTGTCAATGCATCCAGCCAGCCCCCCTCCTCTGCTTCTCCTGTAAACACAAATCAACTTGGTCTTCTATTTCCCCAACTCGATTAGATAACAAAGCAGCGATGACAGCAGGTTTTTATGCAATAACCTGGCTGCTGAGAGAAGAAAGAGGCTTGTCAgtccagttttttttcctggagGTGAATCTTGTAAAATGACAGGGCTTGATGGAGATGGAGATTGTGCTCAGAGATTCAGCAGCAGCAAGAAGAAGGAGGGGGAGCAGCCTGGGACCCCCCACTTTGCATGAGTGTTGCTGGGCAAGTGCCAGCGTTACTGGGCATGGGCACTGGTGTAGATAAATACTGGCTTCTTGCCTGCCTGTGGTGGTTAGCTTCACTGTCGACTGGCTGGCTGACTGTAACCACAACACTGAGCTCAGTCAGTGCACCTTTAACGTGTAATCTGCACACAAAAATGTGCCATTCTGGGTAAAATTAAAATACCAGTGTTGCAATGTAACAAGCAGTTTCATTTTAAGGCCAGTGTCAGCTGGATTCTGTCGTGTTTGACATGCTATTAGCAGACAAGGAATCAACTGTGATATGCTCTGATTTGGCATTTCATGGCTCCAGGAAACTGTTGcacatcactttaaatttaacattttggaAAGAGCTGCAGGCGAC encodes:
- the ttpal gene encoding alpha-tocopherol transfer protein-like isoform X1, which codes for MLIKDVLVCLRRLLLNASCASPSQSMADQHESIDLTPPPVDPSEAAGHSWFPGPPPPMYSCTLTPELVHKAREELQEKPEWRLRDVQALRDMILKEQPNLRTRLDDAFLLRFLRARKFDYDRALQLLLNYHAGRKAWPEVFQDLKPSTVKHVLDLGFLTVLPQPDPNGRYILCLRPGKWKPNDYPFVDNVRAIYLTLEKLIQPEETQVNGIVILADYTGVGMSQASNPGPFLAKKVVSILQDGFPIRIKAVNIINEPRIFKGIFAIIKPFLKEKMAERYILHGSDLRSLHRNIPRSVLPEEYGGTAGQLDLCAWSRVLLDCEEEFIVEFCQPDPLEGVVFPDSMLFEGEQASGQDDDTFRGLRSQLYYCY
- the ttpal gene encoding alpha-tocopherol transfer protein-like isoform X2, which encodes MADQHESIDLTPPPVDPSEAAGHSWFPGPPPPMYSCTLTPELVHKAREELQEKPEWRLRDVQALRDMILKEQPNLRTRLDDAFLLRFLRARKFDYDRALQLLLNYHAGRKAWPEVFQDLKPSTVKHVLDLGFLTVLPQPDPNGRYILCLRPGKWKPNDYPFVDNVRAIYLTLEKLIQPEETQVNGIVILADYTGVGMSQASNPGPFLAKKVVSILQDGFPIRIKAVNIINEPRIFKGIFAIIKPFLKEKMAERYILHGSDLRSLHRNIPRSVLPEEYGGTAGQLDLCAWSRVLLDCEEEFIVEFCQPDPLEGVVFPDSMLFEGEQASGQDDDTFRGLRSQLYYCY